In one Chitinophaga sancti genomic region, the following are encoded:
- a CDS encoding gamma carbonic anhydrase family protein, producing the protein MPYILPVKGVMPEMGKDCFIAPNATIVGDVIMGDECSVWFNAVIRGDVNSIRLGNKVNVQDGACIHATYEKTKTIVGNNVSIGHNAIVHGCTVEDNVLIGMGAIVMDNVHIGSNTIIAAGAVVLENTQVEAGAIYAGVPAKKVKNISESLIGGEINRIANNYILYSSWFKDLPEEGK; encoded by the coding sequence ATGCCATACATTCTGCCGGTAAAAGGAGTAATGCCTGAAATGGGAAAGGACTGTTTTATAGCCCCAAACGCAACGATCGTAGGTGATGTGATCATGGGGGATGAGTGTAGCGTCTGGTTCAATGCTGTGATCAGGGGAGATGTAAACAGCATCCGTTTAGGAAACAAGGTAAATGTACAGGACGGTGCCTGCATTCACGCCACTTACGAGAAGACAAAAACGATTGTTGGAAATAACGTGTCCATTGGCCATAATGCGATTGTACATGGATGTACGGTCGAAGATAATGTGCTGATTGGGATGGGGGCTATTGTGATGGATAATGTACACATTGGCAGTAATACCATCATCGCTGCAGGCGCTGTGGTGCTGGAAAATACACAGGTTGAAGCAGGAGCCATTTATGCGGGTGTGCCTGCAAAGAAAGTAAAGAATATCAGTGAGTCATTGATTGGCGGCGAGATCAACAGGATTGCGAATAATTATATCCTGTATTCCAGCTGGTTCAAGGATCTGCCGGAAGAAGGGAAATAA
- the rsgA gene encoding ribosome small subunit-dependent GTPase A, whose amino-acid sequence MQALIYRSTGSWYTVKTTTTGEIFQARIKGVLKLDEDITSTNPIAVGDIVDIVPEEGDANAKNAMITDIEQRRNYIVRSSPHKKGNAKHIVAANMDQAMLICTVKEPRTSNGFMDRFLVTAAAYHIPVVLVFNKKDIYKEKEIDRFAELAALYEDIGYTVKLVSAATGDGVDELEAMMKDKTTLMSGHSGVGKSSLINRLLPGLELRTKAVSGWSGKGLHTTTYAEMYDLPIGGKLIDTPGVREFGIVDIDKPELSHYFLEMQPYLSQCQFNNCLHINEPGCAVKAAVEAGEIDMERYVSYATILESIKEEEY is encoded by the coding sequence TTGCAGGCACTAATCTACAGATCCACCGGCAGCTGGTACACCGTAAAAACTACTACCACCGGCGAAATATTCCAGGCACGCATCAAAGGCGTACTGAAGCTGGATGAGGACATCACCTCTACCAATCCTATAGCCGTAGGCGATATTGTAGACATCGTTCCTGAAGAGGGCGATGCCAATGCAAAAAATGCGATGATCACTGACATCGAACAGCGACGCAACTACATCGTCCGCAGCTCCCCGCATAAGAAAGGAAATGCAAAACACATAGTAGCCGCCAATATGGATCAGGCCATGCTCATCTGCACCGTAAAAGAACCCAGAACCTCCAATGGCTTCATGGACCGTTTCCTGGTCACAGCTGCTGCCTACCACATTCCCGTAGTCCTGGTGTTCAACAAAAAGGATATCTACAAAGAGAAAGAAATAGACCGGTTTGCTGAATTAGCCGCCCTGTACGAAGATATTGGCTATACCGTAAAACTGGTATCTGCCGCTACCGGCGATGGTGTGGATGAACTGGAAGCGATGATGAAGGATAAAACCACCCTCATGTCCGGGCATTCCGGCGTAGGAAAATCTTCGCTGATCAATCGATTATTACCAGGCCTGGAACTCCGTACAAAAGCTGTGAGTGGTTGGAGTGGTAAAGGTTTGCACACGACTACCTATGCGGAAATGTATGACCTGCCAATCGGTGGAAAACTGATAGATACGCCAGGCGTCAGGGAATTTGGGATAGTGGATATAGACAAGCCGGAGCTGTCACATTATTTTCTCGAAATGCAGCCATATCTTTCACAGTGCCAGTTTAATAACTGTTTGCATATCAATGAACCCGGTTGTGCGGTGAAAGCTGCGGTAGAGGCTGGGGAAATAGATATGGAAAGGTATGTGAGTTATGCGACGATATTGGAATCAATAAAGGAGGAGGAGTATTAA
- a CDS encoding vWA domain-containing protein: MDFSVWKNIEFAHPAYFGLLVLVPVMIYWHYAKQQRKQVAMDMSSLQGLKGLPVSWKVRFRPLLLILRLLAFSALVVALARPQTNNTSESIDSEGIDIVMGIDISGSMLAEDLQPNRLEAAKKVANDFVDRRISDRIGLVIFSGESFTQCPITTDHAVLKNQIAGIKSGMLQDGTAIGMGLATAVDRLRNSKAKSKVIILLTDGVNNVGLIDPLTALEIAKAFKTRVYTVGVGTIGKAPFPMTMPDGSIQMAMQDVQLDEPLMKKISTETGGKYFRATNNRDLENIYGEIDKLEKTKVEITSYKRFAEHFFPFAMLALVCILLEVVLRYTVFRSLP, translated from the coding sequence ATGGATTTTTCAGTCTGGAAAAATATTGAATTTGCCCATCCTGCCTACTTTGGCCTGTTGGTACTGGTGCCGGTAATGATTTACTGGCATTATGCAAAGCAGCAAAGGAAACAGGTGGCTATGGATATGTCTTCCCTTCAGGGATTGAAGGGATTACCGGTATCCTGGAAAGTGCGGTTCCGCCCTCTCCTGCTTATCCTGCGCCTGCTGGCGTTCAGTGCGCTGGTCGTAGCGCTGGCAAGACCTCAGACCAACAACACATCTGAAAGCATAGACAGTGAAGGGATCGACATTGTAATGGGAATAGACATCTCAGGTAGTATGCTGGCAGAAGACCTGCAACCTAACCGCCTGGAAGCTGCCAAAAAAGTGGCAAACGACTTTGTGGATCGCCGTATCAGTGACCGTATTGGCCTGGTGATCTTCTCGGGAGAGAGCTTTACACAATGTCCGATCACTACAGACCACGCTGTGTTGAAAAACCAGATTGCCGGTATCAAGAGTGGTATGCTGCAGGATGGTACAGCAATCGGGATGGGGCTGGCAACAGCAGTAGATCGTCTCCGTAATTCCAAAGCGAAAAGTAAGGTGATCATCCTCCTGACAGATGGTGTGAACAACGTAGGGTTGATAGACCCGCTGACCGCTCTTGAAATTGCCAAAGCATTCAAAACCAGGGTATACACAGTTGGTGTGGGTACCATCGGAAAGGCGCCTTTCCCGATGACCATGCCGGATGGTAGTATCCAGATGGCGATGCAGGATGTGCAGCTGGATGAACCGCTGATGAAGAAGATCTCTACAGAAACAGGCGGTAAATACTTCAGAGCTACCAACAACAGAGATCTGGAAAATATTTACGGAGAGATCGACAAGCTGGAAAAAACAAAGGTAGAGATCACCTCCTACAAGCGATTTGCAGAACATTTCTTCCCATTTGCCATGCTGGCCCTGGTCTGCATACTGCTGGAAGTAGTGCTTCGCTATACCGTTTTCCGGAGCCTGCCATAA
- a CDS encoding DUF58 domain-containing protein yields the protein MLKVNVQPVDTAEILKKVRQIEIKTKGLSNHIFAGEYHSAFKGRGMSFSEVRDYQVGDDVRAIDWNVTARLNHPFIKVFEEERELTVMLLVDVSESSLFGTVRQNKRSMMTELCAVLAFSAIKNNDKVGVIFFSDGMEKYIPPKKGKSHILFIIRELLSFTPTRKGTNIRETLRFFNNATKKKSIVFMLSDFLTGDYQDALNIAAKRHDVVGVHVYDQRDKELPPVGLIQMQDSETGARQWVDASDKQVQQYYTQSFQQHVQYCRNSFKKSGADLISIRTDEDYVKALRGFFTNR from the coding sequence TTGTTAAAAGTTAATGTACAACCGGTGGATACTGCAGAAATACTTAAGAAGGTCAGGCAGATAGAGATCAAAACCAAAGGTCTCTCCAATCACATCTTTGCGGGCGAATATCACAGCGCCTTCAAAGGCCGTGGTATGTCTTTCAGTGAAGTGCGCGATTACCAGGTGGGAGACGATGTGCGGGCAATCGACTGGAACGTGACGGCCCGTTTAAATCATCCCTTCATCAAGGTATTCGAAGAAGAACGTGAGCTCACCGTAATGCTGCTCGTAGATGTGAGCGAAAGCTCCCTCTTCGGTACCGTACGGCAGAACAAGCGGAGTATGATGACGGAACTCTGCGCTGTACTGGCCTTTTCCGCTATCAAGAATAATGATAAAGTGGGGGTGATCTTCTTCAGCGACGGTATGGAAAAATATATCCCGCCTAAGAAAGGTAAATCCCATATCCTGTTCATCATTCGCGAACTGCTGTCCTTTACGCCTACCCGCAAAGGCACTAATATCAGGGAAACACTGCGTTTCTTTAACAATGCTACGAAGAAAAAGAGCATTGTGTTCATGCTGAGCGACTTCCTGACAGGCGACTACCAGGATGCGCTGAACATTGCCGCCAAACGCCACGATGTGGTAGGTGTGCACGTGTACGATCAGCGTGACAAAGAACTGCCACCGGTAGGACTGATACAGATGCAGGATTCTGAAACCGGTGCACGCCAGTGGGTGGATGCTTCTGACAAACAGGTGCAGCAGTATTATACCCAATCGTTTCAGCAGCACGTACAGTATTGCCGCAATTCCTTCAAGAAGAGCGGTGCAGACCTGATCAGCATCCGTACGGATGAAGATTACGTAAAGGCCTTACGGGGCTTCTTTACAAACAGGTGA
- a CDS encoding AAA family ATPase — translation MENTSYDIRQLNEKIHEASAFVDLLNLELGKVIVGQRYMVERLLIGLLAQGHVLLEGVPGLAKTLSIKSLSSAINGKFSRIQFTPDLLPADVIGTMIYNQQKNEFVVRRGPIFANFILADEINRAPAKVQSALLEAMQEKQITIGDTTFKLEEPFLVLATQNPIEQEGTYTLPEAQVDRFMLKVVIGYPTREEERLIIRQNLNPQPSQKINPIIQPADIMKARDLVREVYMDEKIERYILDIVFATRNPEEYKLQKLKPLIAYGGSPRASINLAMAAKAYAFMKRRGYVIPEDVRSICFDVMRHRVGLTYEAEAENVTSENILSEILNAVEVP, via the coding sequence ATGGAGAATACTTCGTATGATATCCGTCAACTAAATGAAAAAATCCACGAGGCCAGCGCATTTGTAGACCTGCTGAACCTCGAGCTGGGCAAAGTCATTGTAGGGCAGCGTTACATGGTAGAGAGATTATTGATAGGGCTGCTGGCACAAGGCCACGTATTGTTGGAAGGTGTACCCGGTCTGGCAAAAACCTTGTCCATCAAATCCCTCTCTTCTGCCATTAACGGTAAATTCAGCCGTATCCAGTTTACTCCGGACCTGCTGCCTGCAGACGTGATCGGTACTATGATATACAACCAGCAAAAGAACGAATTTGTAGTAAGACGTGGTCCTATCTTCGCCAACTTTATCCTGGCGGATGAAATTAACCGTGCCCCTGCAAAGGTGCAGAGTGCCCTGCTGGAAGCCATGCAGGAAAAACAGATCACCATCGGTGATACTACCTTCAAACTGGAAGAACCTTTCCTGGTACTGGCTACCCAGAACCCAATCGAGCAGGAAGGTACTTACACCCTGCCTGAAGCACAGGTTGACCGTTTCATGCTCAAAGTGGTGATCGGCTATCCTACCAGGGAAGAAGAACGCCTGATCATCCGTCAGAATCTGAATCCTCAGCCTTCTCAGAAGATCAATCCCATCATTCAGCCTGCCGACATCATGAAGGCTCGTGACCTGGTGCGCGAAGTGTATATGGATGAGAAGATCGAACGTTATATCCTCGATATCGTATTCGCTACCCGTAACCCGGAAGAATATAAACTGCAGAAACTGAAGCCACTCATCGCTTATGGCGGTTCTCCGAGAGCGAGCATCAACCTGGCAATGGCTGCAAAAGCTTATGCCTTTATGAAACGCCGCGGGTATGTAATCCCTGAAGACGTTCGCAGCATCTGCTTTGACGTAATGCGTCACCGTGTAGGCCTCACCTACGAAGCGGAAGCCGAAAACGTGACCAGCGAAAACATCCTGAGCGAAATTCTGAATGCTGTAGAAGTACCTTAA
- a CDS encoding GNAT family N-acetyltransferase yields the protein MDTSLHVVPVSTELMDLLVMLEQRTFTETFVHQYNPADFNTFMEEKKSRKALTAEMSAPGCLYYILYEGTSPAGFLKLNLHKQPDHHDPLDPAPVMELEKIYVLKAFQGMKAGQFLLDYALEVAAQHNIKTIWLGVWEYNTKAYQFYEKNGFEKFGSHIFKLGQQEDTDWLLRKQL from the coding sequence ATGGATACATCATTACACGTTGTGCCCGTTTCTACTGAGTTGATGGATCTGCTGGTGATGCTTGAGCAGCGGACGTTTACTGAAACATTTGTTCATCAATACAACCCGGCGGACTTCAATACTTTTATGGAAGAGAAGAAATCCAGGAAAGCGCTGACCGCTGAAATGTCGGCCCCTGGCTGTTTATACTACATTCTGTATGAAGGCACTTCCCCCGCAGGTTTTTTGAAACTCAACTTACACAAGCAACCGGATCACCACGATCCCCTGGATCCGGCTCCCGTGATGGAGCTTGAAAAGATCTATGTACTGAAAGCATTTCAGGGTATGAAAGCCGGACAGTTCCTGCTGGACTATGCGCTGGAAGTAGCTGCGCAACATAATATCAAAACGATCTGGCTCGGGGTTTGGGAGTACAATACCAAAGCTTATCAGTTCTACGAAAAGAATGGCTTTGAAAAATTCGGCAGCCATATCTTCAAGTTAGGTCAACAGGAAGATACCGACTGGCTGCTACGCAAACAACTCTAA
- a CDS encoding peptidylprolyl isomerase, with the protein MKRWLLFVCLILTLPTMAAKNRKVKIITPYGTMVIELYNTTPKHRDNFIKLAKHHFYDSTLFHRVIKGFMIQGGDPDSKHAAKGAMLGNGDVNYTIPAEFQLNLYHKKGALAAARDNNPAKASSGCQFYIVQGKVWTDEELDKLEKGRLGGRKIPVDQREYYKKYGGTPQLDQSYTVFGQVVEGLDVIDKIAGMKTDGNDRPLEDVAMKIRVVKKFLFF; encoded by the coding sequence ATGAAACGATGGCTACTCTTTGTGTGTTTAATACTCACACTACCCACTATGGCTGCTAAAAACCGTAAGGTAAAGATCATTACGCCTTATGGCACAATGGTGATTGAACTGTATAATACGACTCCAAAGCACCGGGATAATTTTATCAAACTGGCGAAACATCACTTTTACGATAGTACGTTATTTCACAGGGTGATCAAAGGCTTTATGATACAGGGGGGCGACCCTGATTCAAAGCATGCAGCCAAAGGAGCCATGCTGGGGAACGGAGATGTGAATTACACAATTCCGGCTGAGTTTCAGCTGAACCTGTATCACAAAAAAGGGGCGCTTGCTGCGGCCAGAGATAATAATCCTGCCAAAGCAAGTTCAGGTTGTCAGTTTTATATCGTGCAGGGAAAAGTGTGGACAGATGAGGAACTGGACAAGTTAGAGAAGGGCAGACTGGGAGGGAGGAAGATCCCTGTTGATCAGCGGGAATACTATAAGAAGTATGGTGGTACGCCACAACTGGATCAAAGTTACACTGTATTTGGACAGGTTGTGGAAGGCCTGGACGTGATTGATAAGATTGCAGGAATGAAAACTGATGGAAATGACAGGCCACTTGAAGATGTGGCTATGAAGATAAGAGTGGTGAAGAAATTTTTGTTCTTTTAG
- the gcvH gene encoding glycine cleavage system protein GcvH codes for MNFPSNLRYTKDHEWVLLEGNTATIGITEFAQRELGDIVFVDIPTVGKSLDAEEVFGTVEAVKTVSDLFLPVAGTVNEINEELDSSPELVNSDPYGDGWMIKMTVKNPADVAGLLDAAAYGALVGE; via the coding sequence ATGAATTTTCCGTCAAATCTGCGTTACACCAAAGATCACGAATGGGTGTTACTGGAAGGTAATACAGCGACTATCGGTATCACTGAATTCGCTCAGCGTGAACTTGGAGATATCGTATTTGTAGACATTCCAACCGTTGGTAAATCACTGGATGCAGAAGAAGTATTCGGTACTGTAGAAGCAGTAAAGACTGTGTCTGACCTGTTCCTGCCAGTAGCTGGTACTGTAAACGAAATTAATGAAGAACTGGACAGCTCACCTGAGCTGGTGAACTCTGATCCTTACGGCGATGGCTGGATGATCAAGATGACAGTTAAGAACCCTGCAGATGTAGCGGGCCTGCTGGATGCAGCGGCTTATGGTGCACTTGTTGGCGAATAA
- a CDS encoding VanZ family protein gives MDKIVHLGLFGCTVLLLCIGYHRSKGHISVLTLSLFWFIAAFYGLMIEYIQKYWAVERSFDMMDVLADSIGALCGIVAFLLVRKWWLKK, from the coding sequence ATGGATAAGATCGTGCACCTGGGCTTGTTTGGCTGTACTGTGCTCCTGTTGTGTATTGGTTACCACAGAAGTAAAGGACATATTTCTGTACTGACACTGAGCTTGTTTTGGTTCATTGCAGCATTTTATGGCCTGATGATCGAGTATATTCAAAAGTACTGGGCAGTGGAGCGTAGTTTTGATATGATGGATGTGTTAGCTGATTCGATTGGGGCGCTGTGTGGGATTGTTGCCTTCCTATTAGTGCGAAAGTGGTGGTTAAAAAAGTAA
- a CDS encoding OmpA family protein, with protein sequence MKRINPIVAVVLSATMLFSCSTWNGMNNTQKGAAIGVGGGAATGAVIGKAAGNTALGAIIGAAVGGGAGVLIGRKMDKQAQEIKTTVPNATVERVGEGINVTFNSGVLFGFDKSDLTATAQTNIQSLAQVLNKYPDTYVRVEGHTDTTGTDAYNYALSERRATAVANYLKTQNVAANRVQTYWYGSKQPVVPNTTDANRAKNRRVEFAIYANDKMKQDAKSESGQ encoded by the coding sequence ATGAAAAGAATCAATCCTATCGTAGCAGTAGTATTGTCTGCCACCATGTTATTTAGCTGTAGCACCTGGAATGGAATGAATAACACCCAAAAGGGCGCAGCCATTGGTGTAGGTGGTGGTGCAGCCACTGGTGCTGTGATCGGCAAAGCTGCAGGTAATACAGCACTGGGTGCAATTATCGGTGCCGCAGTAGGTGGTGGAGCCGGTGTATTGATCGGTAGAAAAATGGATAAACAGGCACAGGAAATCAAAACAACTGTACCAAATGCTACCGTAGAACGTGTAGGGGAAGGCATCAACGTAACCTTCAACTCAGGCGTACTCTTTGGTTTCGACAAATCTGACCTGACTGCTACCGCACAAACAAACATTCAATCACTGGCGCAGGTACTTAACAAATATCCTGACACCTATGTACGCGTAGAAGGTCATACAGATACAACAGGTACCGATGCTTACAACTATGCACTCTCCGAAAGACGTGCAACTGCAGTAGCAAACTACCTGAAAACACAGAACGTAGCTGCTAACCGTGTTCAAACATACTGGTATGGCTCTAAACAGCCTGTAGTACCAAATACAACAGATGCTAACAGGGCAAAGAACCGTCGTGTGGAATTCGCAATCTATGCGAACGACAAGATGAAGCAGGATGCGAAGAGCGAATCAGGACAATAA
- the prfA gene encoding peptide chain release factor 1, with amino-acid sequence MIDKLEAIKGRFEQVSLALTNPEVVSDNKQFSKLSKEYRQLEKIVKAYDTYIKLLDSIAFNKEVLEGGDEEMRELAKEETEALANQKTEQEEIIRNLLIPKDPQDEKNAILEIRGGTGGDEASLFAGDLLRMYLRFCELRGWSTNILSETAGSVGGYKEVVVEINGDDVYGTLKFESGVHRVQRVPATETSGRVHTSAATVAILPEAEEVDVDVRDADIKMDTFRSSGAGGQHVNKTESAVRLTHIPTGVVVECQEGRSQHSNRDIAMKMLRTRIYEAAVRKHEEAIASQRKSLVSTGDRSAKIRTYNYPQGRVTDHRIGMTVYNLDAFTNGEIEEMLKALAFAENVEKMKMGS; translated from the coding sequence ATGATAGATAAACTAGAAGCGATCAAAGGCCGGTTTGAACAGGTCTCCCTTGCCCTTACCAACCCCGAAGTTGTGAGCGACAATAAGCAATTCAGCAAACTGAGCAAGGAGTACCGTCAGCTGGAAAAAATCGTGAAAGCCTACGATACTTACATCAAACTGCTGGATAGCATCGCCTTTAACAAGGAAGTACTTGAAGGTGGTGACGAAGAAATGAGGGAGCTGGCTAAGGAAGAAACCGAAGCACTGGCCAATCAGAAAACAGAGCAGGAGGAAATAATCCGCAACCTGCTGATTCCAAAAGACCCGCAGGATGAAAAGAATGCGATTCTTGAAATCCGTGGTGGTACCGGTGGTGACGAGGCAAGCCTCTTTGCCGGAGACCTGCTGCGTATGTACCTGCGTTTCTGTGAACTCAGGGGCTGGAGCACCAATATCCTGAGTGAAACCGCCGGATCAGTAGGTGGTTACAAGGAGGTGGTCGTAGAAATAAATGGTGATGATGTATATGGTACCCTGAAGTTCGAATCAGGTGTACACCGTGTACAACGTGTACCCGCAACAGAAACTTCCGGCCGTGTACACACTTCCGCTGCTACGGTAGCAATCCTGCCCGAAGCCGAAGAAGTGGATGTGGATGTAAGGGACGCGGATATCAAGATGGATACCTTCCGTTCATCAGGAGCGGGTGGTCAGCACGTAAACAAAACTGAGTCTGCAGTTCGCCTGACACACATCCCTACCGGTGTGGTAGTAGAATGCCAGGAAGGACGTAGCCAGCACTCTAACCGTGATATTGCGATGAAGATGCTGCGTACTCGTATCTACGAAGCTGCGGTACGTAAGCATGAAGAAGCGATTGCTTCACAGCGTAAGAGCCTTGTATCTACCGGCGACCGTTCTGCTAAGATCAGGACTTACAACTATCCACAGGGTAGAGTAACCGATCACCGTATTGGAATGACAGTGTATAACCTGGATGCGTTTACAAACGGTGAAATCGAAGAAATGTTGAAGGCCCTGGCGTTTGCTGAAAACGTAGAAAAAATGAAAATGGGTAGCTAA
- a CDS encoding amidohydrolase family protein, with product MTQQLKFKGTALFDGRKILSGNNVLILSGDGTVVDIVPEELAGDGVQFVEGILSPGFVNSHCHLELSHMKGVIPEGTGLPAFLTQVMEKRGGQDEAAMKMAATAMWETGISAIGDICNGTATLTQKQGAPIYYHSFVETMGFVPGAAQSRLDYSLSVLEQFRALNDEMHTCSVVPHAPYSVSKALFSLLSLMPDNTPITIHNQETAAENQLYKDKTGAFLDFYQHFGMDASAFVPTGGTSLPAWLPYFKHLPLILVHNTFSTKEDVQFTKLHAPDAYWCLCPQANLYIEKRLPDISLLRSEGCTITLGTDSLASNHQLSIWEEIQAIRAHFPEIPLEEILQWATLNGAKALGITKRYGSFEKGKQPGVIVITDMGSRRIY from the coding sequence ATGACCCAACAGCTAAAATTTAAAGGAACAGCCCTCTTTGACGGGCGGAAAATATTGTCCGGAAACAATGTGCTGATCCTCTCCGGAGACGGTACTGTCGTAGATATTGTACCTGAGGAACTGGCCGGGGATGGTGTGCAATTCGTGGAAGGCATACTCAGTCCGGGCTTTGTGAACAGCCATTGTCACCTGGAATTGTCTCATATGAAAGGGGTGATCCCGGAAGGAACCGGGCTGCCTGCCTTCCTGACACAGGTAATGGAAAAAAGGGGAGGGCAGGATGAGGCAGCTATGAAAATGGCGGCAACAGCGATGTGGGAAACTGGAATTTCGGCCATCGGAGATATTTGTAATGGTACAGCTACCCTTACCCAAAAACAGGGAGCACCTATTTATTACCATTCTTTTGTGGAGACAATGGGGTTTGTACCGGGTGCAGCCCAGAGCAGGCTGGATTACAGCCTTTCCGTTTTGGAGCAGTTCAGGGCGCTGAACGATGAGATGCATACCTGTTCTGTAGTGCCACATGCTCCCTATTCAGTGAGTAAGGCACTTTTTTCCCTGCTGTCTCTAATGCCAGATAATACCCCTATCACCATTCATAACCAGGAGACTGCGGCGGAAAACCAATTATATAAGGATAAAACAGGGGCTTTCCTGGATTTCTACCAGCACTTTGGTATGGATGCATCTGCATTTGTACCGACCGGGGGTACCAGTTTACCTGCCTGGTTACCTTATTTTAAGCACTTGCCCCTGATTCTGGTGCACAATACTTTCTCAACAAAAGAAGATGTACAGTTTACAAAACTGCATGCTCCTGATGCTTACTGGTGCCTGTGCCCACAGGCCAACCTGTATATAGAAAAGCGCCTGCCGGATATTTCATTGTTGCGTAGTGAAGGCTGCACGATTACCCTGGGTACGGATAGCCTGGCGTCTAATCACCAGTTGTCTATCTGGGAAGAGATACAGGCAATACGCGCGCATTTTCCGGAAATTCCATTGGAGGAAATACTGCAATGGGCGACACTGAATGGAGCCAAAGCATTGGGAATCACCAAACGGTATGGCAGTTTTGAAAAAGGAAAACAACCGGGTGTAATAGTTATTACTGATATGGGAAGCAGAAGAATATACTAA
- a CDS encoding mechanosensitive ion channel family protein: MNNMLDQVILGNPLQNYFVLAIVLLFVSMIKRYLSQWLANLLFKEVRRWAPDIGQQEFSYLLLRPLEYFFLLVAFMLTIDHLNFPPQANIVIYNGFRLKAILGTLLELALSVSIIWIILRVIDFVSLMISKSADLLHDKTDNQFIVFFRDFFKAIVFIFGAIAFIRILFGAVLVNKIIAGLGIGAAALALAAKESIENLICSFIIFFDKPFRVGDTVRVDAYQGAVEKIGLRSTRIRTQDKTFVTVPNKKMVDSILDNLSLRTQQRVVIRLEVAGDTAADKLLKVLQDIKQLLQQHDKVADGFIVNLHDFTSTTYVFQITYLTNVIEAAPFNQLRSELNFGFISILEKQGVKLSSTTVEIHEK, encoded by the coding sequence ATGAACAACATGCTCGACCAGGTTATTCTTGGCAACCCTCTCCAGAATTATTTTGTTCTGGCCATTGTGCTGCTGTTTGTCTCGATGATCAAGCGGTATCTTTCACAATGGCTGGCTAATCTCCTTTTTAAAGAAGTCAGGAGGTGGGCACCTGATATCGGCCAACAGGAGTTTTCCTATCTGCTGCTGCGACCTTTGGAATACTTCTTCCTGCTGGTGGCCTTCATGCTAACCATCGATCACCTGAATTTTCCGCCACAGGCAAACATTGTTATTTACAATGGGTTCAGGCTAAAGGCAATATTGGGCACTTTGCTGGAACTGGCGCTTTCTGTGTCTATCATCTGGATTATTCTTCGTGTGATCGACTTTGTATCGCTGATGATCAGCAAGAGTGCGGATCTGCTACACGATAAGACGGACAACCAGTTTATCGTTTTCTTCAGGGATTTCTTCAAGGCGATCGTTTTTATCTTTGGTGCCATTGCCTTCATCCGCATTCTTTTTGGTGCGGTGCTCGTCAACAAAATTATTGCAGGTCTTGGTATCGGTGCTGCAGCTCTTGCACTTGCAGCCAAGGAGAGCATTGAGAACCTGATATGTTCTTTCATCATCTTTTTCGACAAGCCTTTCCGTGTAGGAGATACTGTGAGGGTGGATGCTTACCAGGGTGCTGTAGAAAAAATTGGGTTACGCAGTACGCGGATCCGCACACAGGATAAGACTTTTGTAACTGTGCCCAACAAAAAAATGGTGGATAGTATCCTGGATAATCTTTCACTGCGCACGCAGCAAAGAGTAGTGATACGACTGGAAGTAGCGGGTGATACTGCTGCTGATAAGCTGCTGAAAGTATTACAGGATATTAAGCAGCTGCTTCAACAGCATGACAAGGTGGCGGATGGCTTCATTGTGAATCTTCATGACTTTACCAGTACGACCTATGTATTTCAGATCACGTATCTCACCAATGTAATTGAGGCTGCGCCTTTCAATCAGCTGCGGAGTGAGTTGAACTTTGGTTTTATCAGTATCCTGGAAAAACAGGGAGTGAAATTATCGAGTACGACGGTGGAGATTCACGAGAAATAA